A section of the Clostridium sp. TW13 genome encodes:
- a CDS encoding ATP-binding protein: MKNKVIAYVMGTILFSLVILTACFITITNHQHINTIRLELQEYNRLLSEMINKTDNPVSVVSNITKDKSDIRITLINKSGEVEYDSDTLLKNLDNHANREEILMAEKNNEGYSIRYSKTLKKDMLYYATKLNDNGIIRTSIPLEHIKMFEDKNGQYYIVTLIAVIFLSIFMSLKLSVVIVNPLKKLESVAYEMSEGDLTKRVSVKSKDELGRLGCAFNHMADTLQLTLNELVDKQNRLEAILKSMDSGVIAVDKEHNVIMINPYAEKIFGIKGDIIGEKLMNHVRDFELDNVFDSEKDSVEITIINPIERDLRIKTAEIINGKEHIGKVAVVQDITDIKKLENMRSQFVANVSHELKTPLTSIRGFSETLLEVDDEETRKKFLGIINDEAERLARLINDILTLSNLEQCNKLHEETNDMDFSPELIIDNVVSLVKLEASKKNIEIETSLKNNNHIWGAPDKFKQMIIILLDNAIKYSESGDKIFINTYEEEGKNVIEVQDTGIGIPEKDLPRIFERFYRVDKARSRAKGGTGLGLAILKHIVISFGGTVEVQSRLGEGTKFTIKL; encoded by the coding sequence ATGAAAAATAAAGTAATTGCATATGTAATGGGAACCATACTATTCTCATTAGTTATTTTAACAGCTTGTTTTATTACTATAACTAATCATCAGCATATTAATACAATAAGATTGGAGTTACAAGAATATAATAGACTGCTTTCAGAAATGATTAATAAGACTGATAATCCTGTATCCGTAGTTTCAAATATTACAAAGGATAAATCAGATATAAGAATTACATTGATAAATAAATCAGGAGAGGTTGAATATGATTCAGACACTCTCCTAAAAAATTTAGATAATCACGCTAATAGAGAAGAAATTCTTATGGCTGAGAAGAATAATGAAGGATACAGTATTAGATATAGTAAAACTTTAAAAAAAGATATGTTATACTATGCTACAAAGCTTAATGATAATGGCATTATAAGAACTTCTATACCTTTAGAACACATTAAAATGTTTGAAGATAAGAATGGACAATATTATATAGTAACTTTAATTGCAGTGATTTTTTTGTCCATATTTATGTCTTTAAAACTTTCGGTTGTAATTGTTAATCCTCTTAAAAAGTTAGAATCTGTAGCATATGAAATGTCAGAAGGAGATCTAACAAAAAGAGTCAGTGTAAAATCAAAAGATGAATTGGGAAGATTAGGATGTGCGTTTAATCATATGGCTGATACATTGCAATTAACATTAAATGAGTTGGTAGATAAGCAAAATAGATTGGAAGCAATACTAAAGAGCATGGATAGTGGGGTAATAGCCGTAGATAAAGAACATAATGTTATTATGATAAATCCATATGCTGAAAAAATCTTTGGGATAAAAGGTGATATTATTGGTGAGAAATTAATGAATCACGTCAGAGATTTTGAATTAGACAATGTATTTGATTCAGAGAAGGACAGTGTTGAAATAACAATAATAAATCCTATAGAGAGAGATCTTAGAATAAAAACTGCTGAAATTATAAATGGGAAAGAACATATTGGAAAGGTTGCAGTTGTTCAAGATATAACAGACATTAAGAAGTTAGAAAATATGAGATCACAATTTGTAGCCAATGTATCTCATGAACTTAAGACACCATTAACTTCCATTAGAGGATTTTCAGAAACATTGCTAGAAGTTGATGACGAAGAAACCAGAAAGAAATTTCTTGGGATAATTAATGATGAGGCTGAAAGATTAGCTAGACTTATAAACGATATTTTAACTTTATCAAACTTGGAACAATGTAATAAGTTGCATGAAGAAACTAACGATATGGATTTCAGTCCTGAGCTTATTATTGATAATGTAGTGTCTTTAGTTAAGTTAGAAGCATCTAAAAAGAATATAGAAATTGAAACTTCTTTGAAAAATAATAATCATATTTGGGGTGCACCAGATAAGTTTAAACAGATGATAATAATTTTATTAGATAATGCAATAAAATATTCAGAGAGTGGAGATAAAATATTTATTAATACATATGAGGAAGAAGGAAAGAATGTAATTGAAGTTCAGGATACTGGAATTGGAATCCCTGAAAAAGATTTGCCGAGAATTTTTGAAAGATTTTATAGAGTAGATAAGGCGAGGTCTAGAGCTAAAGGTGGAACTGGCTTGGGACTAGCTATATTAAAGCATATAGTTATAAGTTTTGGTGGAACTGTAGAAGTTCAAAGTAGGCTTGGGGAAGGAACCAAGTTTACAATTAAATTATAA